One stretch of Jiangella gansuensis DSM 44835 DNA includes these proteins:
- a CDS encoding MerR family transcriptional regulator: MTTLDVRETTITGPTETISEVAERTGITAHTLRYYERIGLLDIPRDSAGRRHSTPDDVDRVVFITRLRQTDMPIRDIQRYFELAEAGPATEPDRLDLLKKHREAVRVRMEALRVALDVVDFKIAKYGGSARP; the protein is encoded by the coding sequence GTGACCACCCTCGACGTGCGTGAGACCACCATCACCGGCCCCACCGAGACCATCTCCGAGGTGGCCGAGCGGACCGGCATCACCGCGCACACACTGCGTTACTACGAGCGCATCGGACTGCTGGACATCCCGCGCGACTCCGCCGGGCGCCGGCACTCCACCCCGGACGACGTCGACCGGGTCGTGTTCATCACCCGGCTGCGGCAGACCGACATGCCCATCCGTGACATCCAGCGGTACTTCGAGCTGGCCGAGGCCGGCCCGGCCACCGAACCGGACCGCCTGGACCTGCTGAAGAAGCACCGGGAGGCGGTGCGGGTGCGCATGGAGGCGCTGCGCGTCGCGCTCGACGTGGTCGACTTCAAGATCGCGAAGTACGGCGGCAGCGCGCGGCCCTGA
- a CDS encoding M28 family metallopeptidase translates to MAVAAAAALTASACGGSDGESGTQTSAPADPPSASSPAPETPTATATPTPSPTPTPTPAVFDPAAALADIEHLAGSIGPREGTSPAFHQAASFVVDRFTALGYQVSTDPFEVPAGNSWGVPVDAGTSTNVIADSPGFDPAQPHVVVGAHLDTVPQAPGAEDNASGVAVVLELARLAAAQPPGVPVRFIAFGAEEPRGEGDDLHHFGSQHYVRELPAAQAAALAGMVSLDRVGVPADHVPVCTGGRGTTALRDALVAAAGTVDVPVQTCENRASDHWSFEKVDLPSARLGSIPYDGYHSPGDVPAVVDPAQLDRAGRIVWAWLSTL, encoded by the coding sequence GTGGCGGTCGCCGCAGCCGCCGCCCTGACGGCGTCCGCGTGCGGCGGGTCCGACGGCGAGTCCGGCACGCAGACCTCGGCTCCGGCGGACCCGCCGTCCGCGTCGTCGCCGGCACCTGAGACGCCGACGGCCACCGCGACGCCGACCCCGAGTCCCACGCCCACCCCCACGCCGGCCGTGTTCGATCCGGCCGCCGCGTTGGCCGACATCGAGCACCTGGCCGGCAGCATCGGCCCGCGGGAGGGCACGTCGCCCGCGTTCCACCAGGCCGCGAGCTTCGTCGTCGACCGGTTCACCGCCCTGGGCTATCAGGTGAGCACCGACCCGTTCGAGGTGCCGGCCGGGAACTCCTGGGGCGTGCCGGTCGATGCCGGGACGTCCACCAACGTCATCGCCGACTCACCCGGGTTCGACCCGGCGCAGCCGCACGTCGTCGTCGGTGCGCACCTCGACACCGTCCCGCAGGCGCCCGGCGCCGAGGACAACGCCTCCGGCGTCGCCGTCGTCCTCGAACTCGCCCGGCTGGCAGCCGCGCAACCGCCCGGCGTTCCGGTGCGGTTCATCGCGTTCGGCGCCGAGGAACCCCGGGGCGAGGGCGACGACCTTCACCACTTCGGCTCCCAGCACTATGTGCGCGAGCTGCCGGCGGCGCAGGCGGCCGCGCTGGCCGGCATGGTGTCGCTGGACCGCGTCGGCGTGCCCGCCGATCACGTGCCGGTGTGCACCGGCGGCCGCGGCACCACCGCGTTGCGCGACGCCCTCGTCGCCGCCGCCGGCACGGTCGACGTCCCGGTGCAGACCTGTGAGAACCGCGCCAGCGACCACTGGTCGTTCGAGAAGGTGGACCTCCCGTCGGCGCGGCTCGGCAGCATCCCGTACGACGGCTACCACTCGCCCGGCGACGTGCCCGCCGTCGTCGACCCGGCCCAGCTGGACCGCGCCGGCCGCATCGTCTGGGCCTGGCTGAGCACACTCTGA
- a CDS encoding DUF1906 domain-containing protein has product MTLRRGPVMAVLVSLAAVLTGSTAAATMSPVSPTAEPEQVPVAMPEPTIAQGLGFDTCTAPSVAALQAWWGTSPYETVNIYFGGLNRGCRQPNLTPEWVQSVTGIGWGLLPTYMGHQPSCMLGNKPHRFTEANASSIGTSDAEDAVAQAQALGLLSGSALYADVEHYDRTDSSCVNAVRNYVSAWVRTLHAAEYRAGVYVHQNSGLIDLSAVYDSPDHARPDAVWMARWDGNPALTGWPTAPDSQWSNHQRAKQYLGDHDETWGGVTINIDSDSLDAPIATVAGR; this is encoded by the coding sequence ATGACTCTGCGACGAGGCCCCGTCATGGCTGTGCTGGTGTCCCTGGCCGCGGTTCTGACCGGCAGCACGGCGGCGGCCACCATGTCGCCCGTGTCTCCGACGGCGGAACCCGAACAGGTACCGGTGGCGATGCCGGAACCCACCATCGCCCAGGGTCTCGGGTTCGACACCTGCACGGCGCCCTCGGTCGCCGCCCTGCAGGCCTGGTGGGGCACCTCGCCGTACGAGACGGTGAACATCTACTTCGGCGGGCTCAACCGGGGCTGCCGGCAGCCCAACCTCACCCCGGAATGGGTTCAGTCGGTCACCGGCATCGGCTGGGGCCTCCTGCCCACCTACATGGGTCACCAGCCCAGCTGCATGCTCGGCAACAAGCCGCACCGCTTCACCGAGGCCAACGCCAGCTCCATCGGAACGTCCGACGCCGAGGACGCTGTCGCGCAGGCGCAGGCCCTCGGGCTACTCTCGGGCAGCGCCCTCTACGCCGACGTCGAGCACTACGACCGCACCGACTCCTCGTGCGTCAACGCGGTGCGCAACTACGTGTCCGCGTGGGTGCGCACGCTGCACGCGGCCGAGTACCGCGCCGGTGTCTACGTACACCAGAACTCGGGGCTGATCGACCTCTCCGCCGTCTACGACTCACCCGACCACGCCCGCCCGGACGCCGTCTGGATGGCCCGTTGGGATGGCAACCCAGCGCTGACGGGCTGGCCCACCGCACCGGACAGCCAGTGGTCGAATCATCAGCGGGCCAAGCAGTACCTGGGCGACCACGACGAGACGTGGGGCGGCGTCACCATCAACATCGACAGCGACTCCCTGGACGCGCCCATCGCCACGGTTGCAGGTCGGTAA
- a CDS encoding aminotransferase class V-fold PLP-dependent enzyme yields MTVTDLPCTSAATVPSRTAPGSPAVPPELVRAPRQPLLPVVGADLRAPLAGGGECRYVNLDYAASAPALQAVADHVTEILPFYASVHRGAGYASQLSTRLYEDARETVARFVGARPDDVVVFTRNTTDSLNLLAGCVPGEVVVLDVEHHANLLPWQRGAHRVVEAAPTLERTLARLEAELARRPAALLAVTGASNVTGEQLPLGLLARLAHRNGARICVDAAQLAPHRRIDLVASQVDYVAFSGHKLYAPFGAGVLVGRRDWLDAGEPYLAGGGAVREVSVEETRWGPAPARHEAGSPNVVGAAALARACQVIEALPEGVVEQHESALRRRLIAGLSRIDGVRLHRIWPDSASVIGVVAFSVDGWDAAHVAAYLSAEHGIGVRDGRFCAHPLLARLGRPDGALRASFGLGSRAGDVDRLVAALERLVRDGAGHVPTVPGERLCDD; encoded by the coding sequence GTGACCGTCACCGACCTTCCCTGTACCAGCGCCGCCACCGTCCCGTCGAGGACGGCGCCGGGGTCGCCAGCCGTCCCGCCGGAGCTCGTCAGGGCACCGCGGCAGCCGTTGCTTCCCGTGGTCGGAGCGGACCTTCGGGCGCCGTTGGCCGGCGGTGGCGAATGCAGGTACGTCAACCTCGACTACGCCGCCAGCGCACCCGCGCTGCAGGCAGTGGCCGACCATGTCACGGAGATCCTGCCGTTCTACGCGAGCGTGCACCGTGGCGCCGGGTACGCCTCGCAGCTGTCCACCCGGCTGTACGAGGACGCGCGGGAGACCGTCGCCCGCTTCGTCGGCGCCCGGCCGGACGACGTCGTCGTGTTCACCCGCAACACCACCGATTCGCTGAACCTGCTGGCCGGCTGCGTGCCGGGTGAGGTGGTGGTGCTGGACGTCGAGCACCACGCCAACCTGCTGCCCTGGCAGCGTGGCGCGCACCGCGTGGTCGAGGCCGCGCCCACCCTGGAACGGACGCTGGCCCGACTGGAGGCAGAGCTGGCGCGCCGGCCGGCCGCGCTGTTGGCGGTCACCGGGGCGTCGAACGTCACGGGTGAGCAGCTCCCGCTGGGCCTGCTCGCCAGGCTGGCGCACCGTAACGGCGCGCGCATCTGTGTCGACGCCGCCCAGCTCGCCCCGCACCGCCGCATCGACCTGGTGGCCTCGCAGGTGGACTACGTCGCGTTCTCGGGACACAAGCTGTATGCGCCGTTCGGGGCCGGTGTGCTGGTCGGGCGGCGGGACTGGCTCGACGCCGGCGAGCCCTACCTGGCCGGTGGCGGCGCCGTCCGCGAGGTCAGCGTCGAGGAGACCCGCTGGGGCCCGGCACCGGCCAGGCACGAGGCGGGGTCCCCGAACGTCGTCGGTGCCGCCGCGCTGGCGCGCGCCTGCCAGGTCATCGAGGCGCTGCCGGAAGGTGTCGTCGAGCAGCACGAATCCGCGCTGCGCCGGCGGCTGATCGCGGGACTGTCACGCATCGACGGTGTGCGGCTGCACCGCATCTGGCCGGACAGCGCATCGGTCATCGGTGTCGTGGCGTTCTCCGTCGACGGCTGGGACGCCGCCCACGTCGCGGCCTACCTCTCCGCCGAGCACGGCATCGGGGTGCGCGACGGCCGCTTCTGCGCACACCCCTTGCTGGCCCGGCTGGGCCGGCCGGACGGTGCACTGCGGGCCAGCTTCGGGCTCGGCTCCCGGGCCGGTGACGTCGACCGGCTGGTCGCCGCGCTCGAACGGCTGGTCCGCGACGGCGCCGGGCACGTCCCCACGGTGCCCGGCGAGCGGCTCTGCGACGACTGA
- a CDS encoding glycoside hydrolase domain-containing protein produces the protein MRRWTRSFTRAAGVVIGSATLVVAALTAPASGYPATPGIYPPGSSATMTTGRGFDTCTAPSLAALRAWLASPFRTVNIYFGGVNRGCAQPNLTAAWVRDATSMGWRLLPTYFGRQPFCMVGNKPHRYTAADAGSFGTSDGQDAVARARALGLLPGSALYADVEHYDRSNTSCVLAVRRYVSAWTLAVHAAGYLAGVYVHQDSGLVDLAATYNSASYARPDAVWMARWDGNPALTGWPTASNSAWAGHQRAKQYLGDHNETWGGVTINIDSDSLDAPVATVARGFRVTSTVGLATRSGPSATYPQVGRRDPGSTLAVVCQGLGQRVGTTSVWDRLSDGSWVTDLYVSTPSKTTFSGGLPRCTYPGQVTSATALTARTGPGTSYPATGAALPPGALAWVMCQALGSPVGTSRVWNRLHDGRWVSDYYVSNRSASTWSTPVPRCP, from the coding sequence ATGAGACGCTGGACGCGCAGCTTCACCCGGGCGGCCGGCGTCGTCATCGGATCGGCGACGCTCGTGGTCGCCGCACTCACGGCGCCGGCCAGCGGCTACCCGGCCACCCCTGGCATCTACCCGCCGGGGTCGTCGGCCACCATGACCACCGGGCGCGGCTTCGACACCTGCACGGCACCGTCGCTGGCGGCGCTGCGGGCCTGGCTGGCGTCGCCGTTCCGCACCGTCAACATCTACTTCGGTGGCGTGAACCGCGGCTGCGCGCAGCCGAACCTCACCGCGGCGTGGGTCCGGGACGCCACCTCGATGGGCTGGCGCCTGCTGCCCACGTATTTCGGCCGGCAGCCGTTCTGTATGGTCGGCAACAAACCACATCGCTACACCGCAGCCGACGCCGGCTCGTTCGGCACCTCCGACGGCCAGGACGCGGTGGCCCGGGCTCGCGCTTTGGGGCTGCTGCCGGGCAGCGCCCTGTATGCCGACGTCGAACACTACGACCGCTCCAACACGTCCTGCGTACTGGCGGTGCGGCGGTACGTGTCGGCGTGGACGCTGGCCGTGCATGCCGCGGGCTATCTGGCCGGCGTGTACGTGCACCAAGACTCGGGTCTGGTCGACCTCGCCGCCACGTACAACTCGGCGAGCTATGCCCGGCCGGATGCGGTGTGGATGGCTCGCTGGGACGGCAACCCCGCGTTGACCGGCTGGCCCACTGCGTCGAACAGCGCGTGGGCCGGACACCAGCGGGCCAAGCAGTACCTGGGCGACCACAACGAGACGTGGGGCGGCGTCACCATCAACATCGACAGCGACTCCCTGGACGCGCCGGTCGCCACCGTCGCCCGCGGGTTCCGGGTGACCAGCACGGTCGGGCTGGCCACCCGCAGCGGACCGTCGGCGACGTACCCGCAGGTGGGCCGGCGCGACCCGGGCAGCACGCTGGCGGTCGTCTGCCAAGGGCTCGGTCAGCGGGTCGGCACCACGTCGGTGTGGGACCGATTGTCCGACGGCTCCTGGGTCACCGACCTCTACGTCTCCACCCCGTCGAAGACGACGTTCTCGGGCGGGCTGCCGCGTTGCACATACCCGGGCCAGGTGACGAGCGCGACAGCGCTGACCGCGCGCACTGGACCGGGCACGTCGTACCCGGCCACCGGCGCCGCCTTGCCGCCCGGCGCGCTGGCGTGGGTGATGTGCCAGGCACTCGGCTCGCCGGTCGGCACCAGCCGGGTGTGGAACCGGCTGCACGACGGGCGCTGGGTCAGCGACTACTACGTGTCGAACCGTTCGGCGTCCACATGGAGCACACCGGTCCCACGGTGTCCCTGA
- a CDS encoding alcohol dehydrogenase catalytic domain-containing protein yields MRAMVYEKFRERPMVRGVPSPSCPPAGAIIRVQATGLCRSDWHAWMGHDDDVTVPHVPGHELAGTLAEVGPEVTGWRIGDRVTTPFVCACGSCERCRAGDHQVCDRQTQPGFTHWGSFAELVAIEHAEVNLVRVPDGVDIATAASLGCRFATAYRAVVAQGRVHDGAWVAVHGCGGLGLSAVMIAAARGAQVVAVDVTGPALELARRAGATVVVDGSAEPDVAAAVRDATGGGAHVSIDALGCTTTFQNSLRGLRKRGRHVQAGLLLAEHATQAVAMGPVVANELEILGSHGMAAHDYPPMLAEIAAGTLRPELLIGRELTLEDGVDALLAMSHGSPAGVTILRP; encoded by the coding sequence GTGCGCGCCATGGTGTACGAGAAATTCCGCGAGCGGCCCATGGTTCGCGGGGTGCCCAGCCCGTCCTGCCCACCGGCGGGGGCGATCATCCGGGTCCAGGCCACGGGCCTGTGCCGCAGCGACTGGCACGCGTGGATGGGTCACGACGACGACGTCACCGTCCCGCACGTGCCCGGGCACGAGCTGGCCGGCACGCTCGCCGAGGTCGGCCCGGAGGTCACCGGCTGGCGCATCGGCGACCGTGTCACCACGCCGTTCGTGTGCGCCTGCGGCAGCTGCGAGCGCTGCCGGGCCGGCGACCACCAGGTGTGCGACCGGCAGACCCAGCCGGGCTTCACGCACTGGGGCTCGTTCGCCGAGCTGGTCGCGATCGAGCACGCCGAGGTCAACCTCGTCCGGGTACCCGACGGCGTCGACATCGCCACCGCGGCGAGCCTGGGCTGCCGGTTCGCCACCGCGTACCGGGCGGTCGTGGCGCAGGGCCGGGTCCACGACGGCGCCTGGGTCGCTGTGCACGGCTGCGGTGGTCTCGGCCTGTCCGCGGTCATGATCGCCGCGGCGCGAGGTGCGCAGGTGGTCGCCGTCGATGTCACGGGCCCGGCGCTGGAGCTGGCCCGCCGGGCCGGCGCCACCGTCGTCGTCGACGGGTCCGCCGAGCCCGACGTCGCCGCCGCGGTCCGCGATGCCACCGGCGGCGGAGCGCACGTGTCCATCGATGCCCTGGGCTGCACCACCACGTTCCAGAACTCCCTACGCGGGCTGCGCAAGCGCGGCCGGCACGTGCAGGCCGGGCTGCTGCTGGCCGAGCACGCCACCCAGGCCGTGGCCATGGGCCCGGTCGTGGCGAACGAGTTGGAGATCCTCGGCAGCCACGGCATGGCAGCACACGACTACCCGCCGATGCTCGCGGAGATCGCGGCCGGGACGCTGCGGCCGGAGCTGCTCATCGGCCGCGAGCTGACGCTGGAGGACGGCGTGGACGCACTGCTGGCCATGTCGCACGGCTCACCCGCGGGCGTCACGATCCTGCGCCCGTAG
- a CDS encoding CAP domain-containing protein, with protein sequence MRARPAVVVAVVCLALAGCADDEPSAVRELSTIEPRPGTESSPTPHDTTPSPSAAPAEPTHTAEPTPSAEPVETTAAPEPTAEPTTAEPEQTAAPPDEPTEPADPEPDEPEPDEEVDEPEPSLAGEVVELTNDVRADHGCPALRPDDRLTEAAQLHSEDMVERDYFDHTSPDGAGPGDRAEQAGYERWSGENIAMGYATAADVVDGWMNSEGHRANILNCDSQAIGVGVADGDGGLRWTQMFGTE encoded by the coding sequence ATGCGGGCGAGGCCGGCCGTCGTCGTGGCCGTGGTCTGCCTCGCGCTTGCCGGGTGCGCCGACGACGAACCGAGTGCGGTCCGCGAGCTGTCGACCATCGAGCCGCGGCCGGGGACCGAGTCGTCGCCCACGCCGCACGACACCACGCCGTCCCCATCGGCAGCACCGGCCGAGCCGACGCACACCGCCGAGCCCACGCCGTCCGCCGAGCCCGTGGAGACGACGGCAGCTCCGGAACCGACGGCCGAACCCACCACCGCTGAACCGGAACAGACGGCCGCACCCCCGGACGAGCCGACCGAGCCCGCGGACCCGGAGCCGGACGAACCGGAGCCGGACGAGGAGGTCGACGAGCCGGAACCTTCGCTCGCCGGCGAGGTCGTCGAGCTGACCAACGATGTGCGTGCCGACCACGGCTGCCCGGCCCTGCGACCCGACGACCGGCTGACCGAGGCGGCCCAGCTGCACAGCGAGGACATGGTCGAACGCGACTACTTCGACCACACCAGCCCGGACGGCGCGGGCCCGGGCGACCGGGCGGAGCAGGCCGGCTACGAGCGCTGGTCCGGGGAGAACATCGCGATGGGGTACGCGACGGCGGCGGACGTCGTCGACGGCTGGATGAACAGCGAGGGTCACCGGGCCAACATCCTGAACTGCGACTCCCAGGCCATCGGGGTGGGCGTGGCCGATGGCGACGGCGGCCTGCGCTGGACGCAGATGTTCGGCACCGAGTGA
- a CDS encoding Tex family protein encodes MRLTPARESGTTPVTNTVQLSVEQRIADELGVREHQVLATVALLDEGATVPFIARYRKEKTGALDDAQLRTLEERLRYLRELEERRTAILDSIREQGKLDPQLEAQIMAADSKARLEDIYLPYKPKRRTKAQIAREAGLEPLADGLLADPTLDPQETAAAYLNAEAGVEDAAAALAGARAILVERFTEDADLIGSLREKVWSTGRMVAKVREGKEQAGAKFADYFDVAEPLTALPSHRVLAMFRGEKEEILDLTVDPAASDDDAATPGPTPYEAEIAARFGIVNEGRPADRWLGETVRWAWRTRIMLRLDLDLRMRLREAAEEEAIRVFATNLRDLLLAAPAGTRATLGLDPGYRTGVKVAVVDATGKVVATDTIYPHQPRDRWAESLATLDRLVTQHGVELVAIGNGTASRETDKLAAELVSRHPGVTKVMVSEAGASVYSASAFASQELPDLDVSLRGAVSIARRLQDPLAELVKIDPKSIGVGQYQHDLPDLSLSRSLDAVVEDCVNAVGVDLNTASTPLLTRVSGITPGLADNIVAHREANGPFRSRTALKEVPRLGPKAFEQCAGFLRIRGGDDPLDSSSVHPEAYPLVRRIVERSGRDLTGLLGDTRMLREFRPSDFADDTFGLPTVTDVLKELEKPGRDPRPSFKTATFSDGVEKITDLTPGMVLEGVVTNVAGFGAFVDIGVHQDGLVHVSAMSRRFVSDPREVVKPGDVVRVKVLDVDVDRKRISLTLRLDDDVTPGGRRSPAADDGGRGPAGGGRGGDRRGGGGGRGGDRRGGRAPRDGRGGQAAPGGAIADAFRRAGYGK; translated from the coding sequence ATGCGTCTGACGCCCGCACGAGAGAGTGGAACAACCCCTGTGACGAACACGGTCCAACTGTCGGTCGAGCAGCGCATCGCCGACGAGCTCGGCGTCCGCGAACACCAGGTCCTGGCCACGGTGGCGCTGCTCGACGAAGGCGCCACCGTCCCATTCATCGCCCGGTACCGCAAGGAGAAGACCGGCGCGCTCGACGACGCCCAGCTACGCACGCTGGAAGAGCGGCTGCGCTACTTGCGCGAGCTGGAGGAGCGGCGGACCGCGATCCTCGACTCCATCCGCGAGCAGGGGAAGCTCGACCCCCAGCTCGAGGCGCAGATCATGGCCGCGGACTCCAAGGCCCGGCTCGAGGACATCTACCTGCCGTACAAGCCGAAGCGGCGCACCAAGGCGCAGATCGCCCGCGAGGCCGGGCTGGAGCCGCTGGCGGACGGGTTGCTCGCCGACCCCACTCTGGACCCGCAGGAGACCGCCGCCGCGTACCTGAACGCCGAGGCCGGGGTCGAGGACGCTGCCGCGGCACTCGCCGGCGCCCGGGCCATCCTGGTCGAGCGGTTCACCGAGGACGCCGACCTCATCGGCTCGCTGCGCGAGAAGGTGTGGTCCACCGGCCGCATGGTCGCGAAGGTCCGTGAGGGCAAGGAGCAGGCCGGTGCGAAGTTCGCCGACTACTTCGACGTCGCCGAGCCGCTGACCGCCCTGCCGTCGCACCGGGTGCTGGCGATGTTCCGGGGTGAGAAGGAGGAGATCCTCGACCTCACCGTCGACCCCGCCGCCTCCGACGACGACGCCGCCACACCCGGCCCCACCCCGTACGAGGCCGAGATCGCGGCCCGCTTCGGCATCGTGAACGAGGGCCGGCCGGCCGACCGCTGGCTGGGTGAGACGGTCCGCTGGGCCTGGCGCACCCGGATCATGCTCCGCCTCGACCTCGACCTGCGGATGCGGCTGCGCGAGGCGGCCGAGGAGGAGGCCATCCGGGTCTTCGCCACCAACCTGCGTGATCTCCTGCTGGCCGCGCCCGCCGGCACCCGCGCCACGCTGGGCCTCGATCCGGGGTACCGCACCGGCGTCAAGGTCGCCGTCGTCGACGCCACCGGCAAGGTCGTCGCCACCGACACCATCTACCCGCACCAGCCGCGCGACCGGTGGGCGGAATCGCTGGCCACACTCGACCGGCTGGTCACCCAGCACGGCGTCGAACTGGTGGCCATCGGCAACGGCACCGCCTCGCGCGAGACCGACAAGCTCGCCGCCGAGCTGGTCAGCCGCCACCCCGGCGTCACCAAGGTGATGGTCTCGGAGGCCGGCGCGTCGGTGTACTCCGCGTCGGCGTTCGCCTCACAGGAACTGCCCGACCTGGACGTCTCGCTGCGCGGCGCCGTCTCCATCGCCCGCCGGCTGCAGGACCCGCTGGCCGAGCTGGTGAAGATCGATCCGAAGTCGATCGGCGTCGGCCAGTACCAGCACGACCTGCCCGACCTGTCGCTCTCCCGGTCGCTGGACGCTGTGGTCGAAGACTGCGTGAACGCCGTGGGCGTCGACCTCAACACCGCGTCGACGCCGCTGCTGACCCGGGTGTCCGGCATCACCCCCGGGCTGGCCGACAACATCGTCGCGCACCGCGAGGCGAACGGCCCGTTCCGGTCCCGCACGGCCCTGAAGGAGGTGCCACGGCTGGGCCCGAAGGCGTTCGAGCAGTGTGCCGGCTTCCTGCGCATCCGCGGCGGCGACGACCCCCTCGACTCCTCCAGCGTCCACCCCGAGGCGTACCCGCTGGTGCGGCGCATCGTCGAACGCTCCGGGCGCGACCTCACCGGCCTGCTCGGCGACACCCGGATGCTGCGGGAGTTCCGGCCCAGTGACTTCGCCGACGACACCTTCGGCCTGCCCACCGTCACCGACGTGCTGAAGGAACTGGAGAAGCCCGGCCGCGACCCGCGCCCGTCGTTCAAGACCGCCACGTTCAGCGATGGCGTGGAGAAGATCACCGACCTGACGCCCGGCATGGTGCTGGAGGGCGTGGTCACCAACGTCGCCGGCTTCGGGGCGTTCGTCGACATCGGCGTGCACCAGGACGGTCTCGTGCACGTGTCCGCGATGTCACGGCGGTTCGTGTCCGACCCGCGTGAGGTGGTCAAGCCTGGCGACGTCGTCCGGGTCAAGGTGCTCGACGTCGACGTCGACCGTAAGCGGATCTCGCTGACGCTGAGGCTCGACGACGACGTCACACCCGGCGGACGGCGCTCGCCTGCGGCCGACGACGGCGGACGCGGCCCGGCCGGCGGCGGGCGCGGCGGTGACCGGCGAGGCGGTGGCGGTGGCCGCGGCGGTGACCGGCGAGGCGGCCGCGCACCACGCGACGGACGCGGTGGCCAGGCCGCGCCGGGCGGCGCCATCGCCGATGCGTTCCGGCGCGCCGGCTACGGCAAGTGA
- a CDS encoding type II toxin-antitoxin system PemK/MazF family toxin, translating to MNPRRGQIWSGDLGNPIGHEQTYRRPLLVISGDTFSGSQLVTVLPITTAKRPYPTRVEIVGTLAEASYVQVEQIRTVSTKRLIRFLAEINPTDLAEVEAILALFLELPNQY from the coding sequence GTGAATCCACGCCGCGGCCAGATCTGGAGCGGCGATCTCGGCAACCCGATTGGTCATGAGCAGACCTATCGGCGCCCGCTACTGGTCATCAGCGGGGACACGTTCTCGGGATCGCAACTGGTCACGGTGCTGCCGATCACCACGGCCAAGCGCCCGTACCCGACACGCGTCGAGATCGTCGGCACCCTCGCAGAAGCGTCCTACGTACAGGTCGAGCAGATCAGGACAGTGTCGACGAAGCGGCTCATCCGATTTCTCGCCGAGATCAACCCCACCGACCTGGCCGAGGTCGAGGCTATCCTCGCGCTCTTCCTCGAGTTGCCCAACCAGTATTGA
- a CDS encoding VOC family protein encodes MAALREIVIDCRHAPSLARFWAAALDDYDVLPYDDAEIARLAALGLTPETDPTVAVGGSGPTLFFQQVPEPKTTKNRIHLDIEAVDRDTEVRRLEALGATVHRRLERWTVMLDPEGNEFCVASPD; translated from the coding sequence ATGGCGGCCCTGCGCGAGATCGTGATCGACTGCCGGCACGCACCGAGCCTGGCCCGATTCTGGGCGGCGGCGCTCGACGACTATGACGTCCTGCCCTACGACGACGCCGAGATCGCCCGGCTCGCGGCGCTCGGCCTCACCCCGGAGACCGACCCGACGGTGGCCGTCGGCGGTTCCGGCCCGACGCTGTTCTTCCAGCAGGTACCCGAGCCGAAAACCACCAAGAACCGCATCCACCTCGACATCGAGGCGGTCGACCGCGACACGGAGGTCCGGCGGCTGGAGGCGCTCGGCGCGACGGTCCACCGCCGGTTGGAGCGGTGGACCGTCATGCTCGACCCCGAGGGCAACGAGTTCTGCGTCGCTTCTCCCGACTGA